The genomic region TCTgctgcctcttctttcttttcatatttttttttatctccttttcctttcctgtcactccccctccctttcctcctccctcttccttcccctcctccctccttccccttccccttccttctcttcctccctcttccttcccctcctcccttctcccttcttccttcttccttccccttccttctcttcctccctccttccccttccttctcttcctccctccttcccctcctccctccttcgtccttccccttccttcctctcctccctccttcctctccttccttcccctcatcctctctttcccctcctcctccttgtccagaaggagaatgagggtaaaggaaaacaaggaaaaggggaagcgAGCCCAGAATCACGACGAACGGGAgcgaaggaaggcaggaaggcggAGGATGGGCCTGCGagagcgagcgtgcgtgcgtgcgtgcgttccggGTGACCCTCGTCCGCGTGGCGTGCGCACGCGCCTCGGCCTCATCGAACGTGCTCTTCATCGCAATGCAGAGATGCACGGCGGACGCGGGCGAGCACGTGCGGGTGGCGAAGGGGAGGGACGTGCGGCGACGGGGAGGGACGTGCGGCGACGGGGAGGGACGTGCGGCGACGGGGAGGGACGTGCGGCGAAGGGGAGGGACGTTCGGCGAAGGGGAGGGACGTGCGGCGAAGGGGAGGGACGTGCGGCGAAGGGGAGGGACGTGCGGCGAAGGGGAGGGACGTGCGGCGAAGGGGAGGGACGTGCGGCGAAGGGGAGGGACGTGCGGCGACGGGGAGGGACGTGCGGCGACGGGGAGGGACGCGGCGGAGGGACGTGCGGCGAAGGGGAGGGACGTGCGGCGAAGGAGGGACGTGCGGCGAAGGGGAGGACGTGCGGCGAAGGGAGGACGTGCGGCGAAGGGGAGGGACGtgcggcgaaggggagggggacgtgcGGCGACGGGGGGAGGGACGTGCGGCGAAGGAGGACACGCTTGTGTAGCTCGCGTAGGCACGTAGGACTTGTGTAtgtttaggggtgggggtgggggtggggtgggggtttatTATGCGGACGCACGctaaagagagacaaacataaaCTCATTctgcttactctttctttctttctttcttttctttctctttctttctttttctctctctcttttttttctttcttttgttctctctctctctctctctctttctttctctctctctccctctctctcctctccctccctccctccctcctccctccctccctccctccctccctccctccctccctccctcctctctctctccctcaaacacttactcactcactcattattaCTCACGCTTTCCAAATAGCTCCCACTCACTCAGGTGGGCGCTGAATCGATTCCAGATTCACCTTACCCCCGATACCTTCGTcattttactcccccccccctttcctctacctttcttcttctctctccacccccccaccgtTGACTAAATTATATCAcgaacccctcccctaccccctctgcttgctatccccccctcccccttatgtcttctactcccttcctcccctttgccatctgccccctcctcaccccctcccctctctgccgtctacccctacctccctctctgtcttctaccccccctccccctcataaacacccaccccccctttcaccccagcactcctgtctcccccttcccccttcccccacccttctacccctacctccctcctctgtcttctaccctcccctcctccctcataaacacccaccccctctcaccccagcaCTCctgtaccccccttcccctcccctcaccctaaacacctcacccctcccccctctcaccccaacactcctgtaccctcccctccccttccccaccccaccctggccgtccccgcccctcccctcccgtaaTGTTGTATTGACGGTGCAAGGCTGGGGGTTGCAAGGAGCCCCACGCCGCGCCCTTGGTGGATCCCCGCGGTTCCTCTGCCTCGGAGGACGTGCTCGGGGTCGCGTCCTTGAGGTGAGGATGGTGTGCGGACAGAAATTTGCCaaaggggggggaatgggggaagtgggaagggggagggggaggggggtagtgtgaTGGTGTGCGGACGGAAATTTgccaaaaggggggggagagggggaagggggagggggaagggggagggggaagggggatggtgtgCGGACTGAAATTTgccaaaagggggggagaggtaggactGAAATTTATTTGCcaaggggggcggagaggggtaggaggggaagggggaagggggaagggggtagtgtgATGATGTGCGGACGGAAATTTgccaaaaggagggggagggagagggggaagggggatgtgatGGTTTGCGGATGTGCGGACTGAAATTTacaaaggggggagaggtaggactGAAATTTGCCAAAAGGggcggggggtaggagggggaaggggggtaggaggtgggtagTGTTTTTGTTCTTAGTCCCGGCAGGGTTTGTAAGTGAAACGTGGCGGGCAGGccgtagggtttttttttttttttttggtggggggggtggcgggctgtCGGTAAGATGCtccttgtttttcgttttcttttttcttcttgtttgtcgttgtttctttcttgtttttcttgtatttttttcactttcactttcacttttacGTCTTACTTCCTtcctgtatctctttcttctttccttcatttctccctcactccttccttccatcctttctccctccctccctccttccctctttttctttcatttctttctttcttccttcatttctcccttcctccctcccttccatcctttctccctccctccctctttctccctccctccctctttctttctttctttctttctttgagaagGTGAGGGTCTTGACTCTTGAAGGAGGAAGCGAGATCCCTGAGGGGCTGCTGGACACGCAATCCTGTGGCGTCGGGAATTAGTCGCAGGATCGATCTCCATCCTAAAGATATCCGTCTTTGATTACGTGTGCGGAGTGGCCCTCttcgcgcacacacagacacgcactcacGCAACTCGGGCAGAGGGAAAAGGCGCAAATATACACGGAGATGGGCAGGTATGGGTATACGGATGCACtcgcggacacacgcacgcagactcaCGCACGcagactcacacgcacgcacgcacgcacgcacgcacgcacgcacacacacacgcacacacacgcacacacacacacacacacacacacacacacacacacacacacacacacacacacacacacacacacacacacacacacacacacacctttcacaCGTCCATGACTCGCactcaaaagcaaaaacaacaaatccACCCAAAGCCAGCCCGCACGCCCTCGGAGCCAGCGGAACAGGTCCCTCACTGCATGCAACGGCCAGGAGCCAAGCACATCGATCTTGGCAGCGAAAGCGTGCGTGTTGCGAGGTCCGCGTTGCAAGGATCTCCCTTTTTGGGCTCTCTCGAGGACTCTGGTATTGGGGGTGGGAGTGGtatttgtggttttgttttggtttaggTGGGTCTGTCACTCATCCTTACTCTGTTGGTAGCggtatggggttgggggggggtgtatgtaccTGTCTGTAGTGTTTATGTCCCTTctctttattggtattattgtatgGGGGTATTGCGTATtaggtattatttattattatttatttattgagtaTTATTGTATTTAGGGTTATATATGCATACCTGTTTGTAGGGCTTGGGTTGTATCTCCCTTTATTGATGCCAGTGGGgtttatcgtttgtttgtttgtagtgtTTGGGTTGCCTCCGCCCCTGTATTGATACCAATTGGGGTTTTGGTATGTTATTAATACCAACGGGGTACGTGGCTAGTcggtttctcttgtttttctttttttttgcgttttaaaGGGTAGTAAACTATGCTGATGGGGTTTAAGGtcatacattttatttttgtcttttccgtTATGAGAGAAAGACCTTGTAGatttaaagatatgtatgtaattacaAGGAAACACATGTTGAGAAGTTCAAGCACGcgtcacgcacatgtacatacacgcacatacacacacgcacgcacacacacacgcacgcacgcacgcacgcacgcacgcacgcacgcacgcacgcacgcacgcacgcacgcacgcacgcacacacacacacacacacacacacacacacacacacacacacacacacacacacacacacacacacacacacacacacttcctcttcttttttttcttcttcttcgcctcttttctttttttcatttcttttaatggAGGAGCAGCGATAGGGATGAAAGAAATTGATAGTGATGACAtatgtgattctctctctgtctctctctctctctctctctctctctctctctctctctctctctctctctctctctctctctctctctctctctctctctctctctctctctctctctctctctctctctctctctctctctctctctctctctctctctctctatctctatctctctctctctctctctctctctctctctctctctctctctctctctcaagacctGGAGAATCGACTTGCTTTGACAGCCCCCCTTCATAATGGATGCCAGTGGGTGGCCATGGCACTTTATCGATCAGtgccaaaaaaaaagcaaaagcaaaagaaaaaacttGGGTGGCGTAATGTCacgcgtgggggaggaggggtagggtagggtggatggagtggatggggtggatggggtgggagggagtaagCTGAGGCGAAAcgctatatctgtatgtgtgtgtctgtgtgtctgtatgtatgtatgcatgtatgtatgtatatatgtatgtatatatgtatatatgtatgtatatatgtatagagagagtgagagagtgagagagtgagagagtgagagagtgagagagtgagagagtgagagagtgagagagagagagagagagagagagagagagagagagagagagagagagagagaaagaaagaaaggaagaatatcgATTTGATATTGGAGAAGTATCTCCCCCATTactacaccctcccttcctccctcctcctccccttcctccccccactccctcctcctccccttcctcccccccctcctattcctccctcctcctccccttcctccctccccctcccctccacctccttaatGATGTAAGTGAAGCTAGCACTCCGCCGTCGCCTCAGCCGGAGTGCCACGCAAGTGTGCCATGAGGGACGAGTGGCGAGTGACGACTTACGTGACTTGTGACTTGTGACGTGTCTTATGATGTGACGTGACGTGTGACGTCTTTTGATGTGACGCGACGGGACGTGCCTTGTGACGTGACGGGACGTGTCTTGTGACGTAACTTGTGACGGGACGGGACGTGTCTTGTGACGTAACTTGTGACGGGACGGGACGTGTCTTGTGACGTAACTTGTGACGGGACGGGACGTGTCTTGTGACGTAACTTGTGACGGGACGGGACGTGTCTTGTAACGTAACTTGTGACGGGACGGGACGTGTCTTGTGACGTAACTTGTGACGGGACGGGACGTGTCTTGTGACGTAACTTGTGACGGGACGGGACGTGTCTTGTGACGTAACTTGTGACGGGACGGGACGTGTCTTGTGACGTAACTTGTGACGGGACGGGACGTGTCTTGTGACGTAACTTGTGACGGGACGGGACGTGTCTTGTGACGTAACTTGTGACGGGACGGGACGTGTCTTGTAACGTAACTTGTGACGGGACGGGACGTGTCTTGTGACGTAACTTGTGACGGGACGGGACGTGTCTTGTGACGTAACTTGTGACGGGACGGGACGTGTCTTGTGACGTAACTTGTGACGGGACGGGACGTGTCTTGTGACGTAACTTGTGACGGGACGGGACGTGTCTTGTGACGTAACTTGTGACGGGACGGGACGTGTCTTGTGACGTAACTTGTGACGGGACGGGACGTGTCTTGTAACGTAACTTGTGACGGGACGGGACGTGTCTTGTGACGTAACTTGTGACGGGACGGGACGTGTCTTGTGACGTAACTTGTGACGGGACGGGACGTGTCTTGTGACGTAACTTGTGACGGGACGGGACGTGTCTTGTGACGTAACTTGTGACGGGACGGGACGTGTCTTGTGACGTAACTTGTGACGGGACGGGACGTGTCTTGTGACGTAACTTGTGACGGGACGGGACGTGTCTTGTGACGTAACTTGTGACGGGACGGGACGTGTCTTGTGACGTAACTTGTGACGTGACGGGACGTGTCTTGTGACGTAACTTGTGACGGGACGGGACGTGTCTTGTGACGTAACTTGTGACGGGACGGGACGTGTCTTGTGACGTAACTTGTGACGGGACGGGACGTGTCTTGTGACGTAACTTGTGACGGGACGGGACGTGTCTTCTGACGTAACTTGTGACGGGACGGGACGTGTCTTGTGACGTAACTTGTGACGTGTGACGAAAGAAGCGAAGGGCTATTATTTCGAATGCCCGGATGTTGccgtctttttttattcatttatttattcttagggAAATAGGTGGAAGGTTGTGTGGAGAGGATCGGGggcgtaagagagaaagagaaagggaagggaaggaaatgaggaaagataaaaaaaagaaaaagggatgggagggaagaagaagaagaaattggaaagagaaggtagaagaagggaagatagtggtaaagaagaagggggaagggaagggaaaaaaggagggaaaggcaagagaagagaagagaaaagaagacggaagaggaggaaagggaagggaagaaaaatgtaaaagaagaaaaggaagagaaaaatagggaggggaggggagtgagggaagacaTCTCAGACCGGAAAAAGGCAACTGATCCCGAATCCTTGTCACGTATATCTTACAATCTccagggggagaaaagagggtaagagagaggggagaaaagaggggaagggagaagggagaaggagggaagagagtggggagaaaagaggggagaaggaagaaagattgattgggaaaatgaggggagagagaagaggagaaggagggaagagagtggggagaaggagggaagagagaggggagaaggagggaagagagaggggagaaggagggaagagagaggggagaaggagagaagagagtggggagaaggaaggaagattgattgggaaaatgaggggagagagaagggaagaaggatggaagagagaggatgagaaaagaggggaggagagaggagagaaggagggaagagagagaggagaaagaggggaaaggagagtggggagggatgggagggggctcgaggggtatggaaggagatggaggaggattagataaaaggggatagggaaggaaggatgaaatggagggaggaaaggacgcaGGTAAGGGGAATTAGAGgaacgaatggagagagagagagagagagagagagagagagagagagagaaagaaatatgaacgtagtgtagggggttgggagggaggggagaggcggggtggaaggcggtgtgtgtgggggagggggagggggagggagggagaggaggcatgggtgggagggggtggatggggcgtTCAGAAAGAAAGGTGCGGGAGATTTATGGAAGGAACGGTGCGCATTACTCGACggtgaataagaaaaaagggaataggggttggaggcgggggaggggggggagagggggataaggtcttcgatttttgtttgatttgcttcttcctcttcgccttctccttttcctcctcattattattattattaacatcatcatcaccgtcaatatcatcatcgtttttatattatttttactcctttcgattttcttcttctaaatcttctaacttcatttctcttctttacattttatatttagttttcttttttcacactattttattttcaatgtatttgctgacattctctctctctctctctctctctctctctctctctc from Penaeus vannamei isolate JL-2024 chromosome 26, ASM4276789v1, whole genome shotgun sequence harbors:
- the LOC138866691 gene encoding uncharacterized protein; protein product: MTSPGTDDVTSPRSPHVHGNERTPSALPPFVISPRRFSSAHGNIRAFEIIALRFFRHTSQVTSQDTSRPVTSYVRRHVPSRHKLRHKTRPVPSQVTSQDTSRPVTSYVTRHVPSRHKLRHKTRPVTSQVTSQDTSRPVTSYVTRHVPSRHKLRHKTRPVPSQVTSQDTSRPVTSYVTRHVPSRHKLRHKTRPVPSQVTSQDTSRPVTSYVTRHVPSRHKLRYKTRPVPSQVTSQDTSRPVTSYVTRHVPSRHKLRHKTRPVPSQVTSQDTSRPVTSYVTRHVPSRHKLRHKTRPVPSQVTLQDTSRPVTSYVTRHVPSRHKLRHKTRPVPSQVTSQDTSRPVTSYVTRHVPSRHKLRHKTRPVPSQVTSQDTSRPVTSYVTRHVPSRHKLRHKTRPVPSQVTSQDTSRPVTSYVTRHVPSRHKLRHKTRPVTSQGTSRRVTSKDVTRHVTS